The following proteins come from a genomic window of Corynebacterium falsenii:
- a CDS encoding ADP-ribosylglycohydrolase family protein: protein MKTRFRSALLGTALGDAWSYPYQLPPQSSATPLPERLQISDDTQMTLALSTAMRAIDAEKLDRDAGMREIGRQFLDYYGDPDYDRFPGASTTESLKRLKEKGTEQWSEVSTHSGGSGAVMRVSASALLAPSQQGVGWSVLQAILTHDSGVARASSAVVACMMMAEKGSDLIEVAGGIAGDKNFDSDVLLTSEEKSGILTDLDEALIKDLTGPDVPFTELVSRVAEVRDYLTPFLVKDDFEELYRHARKFMQIFGRGWDSGSCTASAMLLAQLYLDHRQRYYPHDFLHVAANWPGNRNTRASLTGALIGAHLDNGPEQWEETRTYGFEPRYNHAIHSGSWNGFSRHR, encoded by the coding sequence ATGAAGACCCGATTCAGATCAGCGCTGCTTGGCACCGCACTGGGGGATGCCTGGAGTTATCCCTACCAGTTGCCACCGCAATCCTCGGCCACTCCCCTCCCCGAGCGCTTGCAGATCAGCGACGACACCCAGATGACCCTGGCTCTGTCCACTGCCATGCGCGCTATCGACGCCGAGAAACTCGACCGGGATGCCGGCATGCGCGAGATCGGTCGGCAGTTCTTGGACTACTACGGCGACCCAGATTATGACCGCTTCCCCGGCGCCTCCACCACGGAGTCGCTCAAGCGGCTGAAGGAAAAGGGCACGGAACAGTGGTCGGAGGTCTCCACGCACTCCGGTGGCTCGGGTGCCGTCATGCGCGTCTCCGCCTCGGCGTTGCTCGCTCCCTCGCAGCAGGGCGTGGGCTGGTCTGTGTTGCAGGCGATCCTCACGCACGATTCCGGTGTAGCCCGTGCGTCGTCGGCCGTCGTGGCCTGCATGATGATGGCGGAGAAGGGCTCCGACCTCATAGAGGTGGCCGGTGGCATCGCCGGTGATAAGAACTTCGATTCGGATGTGCTGCTCACCAGCGAGGAAAAGTCCGGCATCCTCACCGACCTCGATGAGGCACTCATCAAGGATCTCACCGGCCCGGATGTTCCCTTCACCGAGCTCGTCTCCCGCGTCGCTGAGGTCCGCGACTACCTCACCCCCTTCCTGGTAAAGGATGATTTCGAGGAGCTGTACCGGCACGCGCGCAAGTTCATGCAGATCTTCGGTCGCGGCTGGGACTCCGGGTCCTGCACCGCCTCGGCCATGCTGTTGGCCCAGTTGTACCTGGATCATCGCCAGCGCTACTACCCGCACGATTTCCTCCACGTCGCCGCCAACTGGCCGGGCAACCGCAATACCCGCGCGTCGCTGACGGGTGCACTCATCGGCGCCCACCTGGATAATGGCCCCGAGCAGTGGGAGGAAACCCGCACCTACGGGTTCGAGCCGCGTTACAACCACGCGATCCACTCGGGCTCGTGGAATGGCTTCTCTCGGCACAGGTAA
- the lepA gene encoding translation elongation factor 4: MAAKQKNYATETFTDPSRIRNFCIIAHIDHGKSTLADRILQMSGVVDDRDMRDQYLDNMDIERERGITIKAQNVRLPWVPRSGEHAGEELIMHLIDTPGHVDFTYEVSRALEACEGCILLVDAAQGIEAQTLANLYLAMENDLEIIPVLNKIDLPAADPEKYSLELAHIIGCEPEEVLRVSGKTGEGVPELLDRVCELVPPPVGDADAPARAMIFDSVYDIYRGVVTYVRMMDGRLESRQKIEMMSTGTTHETLEIGVVSPEPVKTKGLGVGEVGYIITGVKDVRQSKVGDTITWATNGATQPLKGYEEPTPMVYSGLFPISADQYPDLREAIEKLQLNDASLTFEPETSVALGFGFRCGFLGLLHMEITRTRLEREFGLDLISTAPSVVYRVVKEDGSEVYVRNPSDWPGGKMREVYEPIVKMTVIVPAEFLGATMELCQSKRGQMGGMDYLSEDRVELRYTMPLGEIIFDFFDQLKSRTKGYASLNYEEAGEQLADLVKVDILLQGDPVDAFSAIVHRDNAQWYGNKMTVKLKELIPRQQFEVPVQAAIGSKIIARENIRALRKDVLAKCYGGDVSRKRKLLEKQKEGKKRMKSIGSVSVPQEAFVAALSTDNN, encoded by the coding sequence ATGGCAGCGAAGCAGAAGAACTACGCCACGGAGACGTTTACGGACCCATCGCGGATCCGTAACTTCTGCATTATTGCCCACATCGATCACGGTAAGTCCACGCTCGCCGACCGCATTTTGCAGATGTCCGGCGTGGTCGATGACCGCGATATGCGCGATCAGTACCTAGACAACATGGACATTGAACGCGAGCGCGGTATCACGATCAAGGCGCAGAACGTGCGCCTCCCCTGGGTTCCCCGCAGCGGTGAGCACGCTGGTGAAGAGCTCATCATGCACCTCATCGACACCCCCGGCCACGTCGACTTCACGTACGAGGTCTCGCGCGCGTTGGAGGCCTGTGAGGGCTGCATCCTTCTTGTCGACGCCGCCCAGGGCATTGAGGCCCAGACGTTGGCGAACCTGTACCTGGCGATGGAAAACGACCTGGAGATCATCCCGGTTCTCAACAAGATCGATCTTCCCGCCGCTGATCCAGAAAAGTACTCCCTGGAGCTGGCACACATCATCGGTTGCGAGCCGGAGGAGGTTCTGCGCGTGTCCGGCAAGACGGGCGAGGGCGTGCCCGAGCTGCTGGATCGCGTCTGCGAGCTCGTCCCGCCGCCGGTGGGTGATGCGGATGCCCCGGCCCGTGCCATGATCTTCGACTCGGTCTACGACATTTACCGCGGCGTGGTTACGTACGTGCGCATGATGGATGGCCGCCTGGAATCGCGCCAGAAGATCGAAATGATGAGCACGGGCACGACCCACGAGACGCTAGAAATTGGCGTCGTCAGCCCCGAACCCGTCAAGACCAAGGGTCTCGGCGTGGGTGAGGTGGGCTACATCATCACCGGCGTGAAGGACGTGCGCCAGTCCAAGGTGGGCGACACGATCACGTGGGCCACCAACGGCGCCACCCAGCCGCTGAAGGGATACGAAGAGCCCACCCCGATGGTGTACTCCGGACTATTCCCCATCAGCGCCGATCAGTACCCGGACCTGCGCGAAGCCATCGAGAAATTGCAGCTCAACGACGCATCGCTGACGTTCGAGCCCGAGACCTCCGTGGCCCTGGGCTTCGGCTTCCGTTGCGGCTTTTTGGGGTTGCTGCACATGGAGATCACCCGTACCCGGCTTGAGCGCGAGTTCGGCCTGGACCTCATCTCTACGGCGCCGTCGGTGGTGTACCGCGTGGTCAAGGAAGACGGCTCCGAGGTCTATGTCCGCAACCCCTCGGACTGGCCCGGCGGCAAGATGCGTGAGGTCTATGAACCGATCGTAAAGATGACCGTCATCGTCCCGGCTGAGTTCCTGGGCGCGACCATGGAGTTGTGCCAGTCCAAGCGCGGCCAGATGGGCGGCATGGACTACCTCTCCGAGGATCGCGTGGAGCTGCGCTACACCATGCCGTTGGGCGAGATCATCTTCGACTTCTTCGATCAGCTGAAGTCTCGTACCAAGGGCTATGCTTCCCTCAACTACGAGGAGGCAGGCGAGCAGCTGGCAGACCTGGTTAAGGTCGATATCCTGCTGCAGGGTGATCCGGTGGATGCGTTTAGCGCCATCGTTCACCGCGATAATGCGCAGTGGTACGGCAACAAGATGACCGTGAAGCTCAAGGAGCTCATTCCCCGCCAGCAGTTCGAGGTGCCCGTCCAGGCGGCGATCGGCTCCAAGATCATCGCCCGCGAGAACATCCGCGCCCTGCGCAAGGACGTGCTGGCCAAGTGCTACGGCGGCGACGTTTCGCGTAAGCGCAAGCTGTTGGAAAAGCAGAAGGAAGGCAAGAAGCGCATGAAGTCCATCGGCTCCGTCTCGGTGCCGCAGGAGGCCTTCGTCGCCGCCCTGTCCACGGACAACAACTAG
- a CDS encoding DegV family protein, translating to MTVHVVTDSSSCLPQDVADKAGVTVLKLHAFEEDGEKTTAGLSSLELAAAYARLLERGGDDGVVAIHLSKELSATWSNAVSAAGVFDGLVTVVDTNNIGMVLGFAALRAAEVAQAGGSLQEVTERAQEAIAQSSLWLYVHRLDALRKGGRISAGQSLLTTALAIKPIFQLAEGKLILAAKTRTQAKAMDKLVDIVHSAVVAEAERAFAEKNSSHADAATRSSASNAATRLTAGAGSDAGEGVGENTTAGAKANAPADGGAGENDSPSFVRPLKSPEECHSTTPRTVRIAVHHSDALEVAGELMSRMEASLEAPRKEGKVIPAKAKNKADIPVTFSEFPEVEFIMVELSPELAVHAGPGAVGVALALG from the coding sequence ATGACCGTTCATGTTGTGACCGATTCCTCCAGCTGCCTGCCCCAGGACGTCGCCGACAAGGCCGGCGTGACTGTGCTGAAGCTGCACGCCTTCGAGGAGGACGGGGAGAAGACCACTGCCGGTCTGAGCTCGCTGGAGCTCGCTGCGGCCTACGCGCGCCTGTTGGAGCGCGGCGGCGATGATGGCGTGGTGGCAATTCACCTGTCCAAGGAACTGTCCGCGACGTGGTCTAACGCGGTGTCCGCTGCGGGTGTATTCGACGGGTTGGTCACGGTGGTCGACACCAACAACATCGGCATGGTGCTCGGATTCGCCGCTCTGCGCGCGGCCGAGGTGGCCCAGGCAGGCGGCAGCCTGCAGGAGGTCACCGAGCGCGCGCAGGAAGCAATCGCGCAATCGTCGCTGTGGCTCTACGTGCACCGGCTCGACGCGCTGCGCAAGGGCGGGCGGATTAGCGCTGGTCAATCGCTGCTGACTACGGCCTTGGCCATCAAGCCGATCTTCCAATTGGCTGAGGGCAAGCTGATCCTCGCCGCCAAGACGCGCACGCAGGCCAAGGCGATGGACAAGCTCGTGGACATTGTGCACTCGGCCGTAGTGGCCGAGGCCGAGCGGGCATTCGCCGAGAAGAACTCTTCGCACGCCGACGCCGCTACGCGCTCTTCTGCCTCAAACGCCGCGACGCGGTTGACCGCGGGTGCTGGTTCAGATGCTGGCGAGGGTGTTGGAGAGAACACGACGGCAGGTGCTAAAGCCAATGCCCCTGCTGACGGCGGTGCGGGCGAGAACGACTCGCCGTCCTTCGTTCGCCCGCTAAAGTCTCCGGAGGAATGCCACTCGACCACGCCGCGCACGGTTCGCATTGCGGTGCACCACAGTGATGCGCTAGAGGTCGCGGGCGAGCTGATGTCCCGCATGGAGGCCTCACTCGAGGCACCCCGAAAAGAGGGCAAGGTCATCCCGGCAAAGGCCAAGAACAAAGCCGATATTCCGGTGACCTTCTCTGAGTTCCCCGAGGTGGAGTTCATCATGGTCGAGCTCAGCCCAGAGCTCGCCGTGCACGCAGGTCCTGGTGCCGTGGGAGTAGCCCTGGCGCTGGGGTAA
- a CDS encoding arsenate-mycothiol transferase ArsC encodes MTNTTPNAQPESIVFVCQSNRGKSAMAAGLFAKRAADAGLSVHIDSAGTRAEDGTTYNEESAESLARVSATMGAPDQAGPQRATAEMLGSADRVIVVGGADLGEVSGFDAATSAHVSRWTPAEPSEEGFEGAERMDLLRDRIDAYVTDLVDEITAAHGDTESS; translated from the coding sequence ATGACCAACACCACCCCGAACGCACAGCCCGAGTCGATCGTTTTCGTCTGCCAGAGCAATCGCGGCAAGTCCGCCATGGCCGCGGGTCTGTTCGCCAAGCGTGCCGCCGACGCCGGCCTGAGCGTCCACATCGATTCCGCCGGCACCCGCGCCGAGGACGGCACCACGTACAACGAGGAGTCCGCGGAGTCCCTGGCTCGCGTCTCCGCAACGATGGGTGCGCCGGATCAGGCTGGTCCGCAGCGCGCCACTGCCGAGATGCTCGGCTCCGCCGATCGCGTAATCGTGGTGGGCGGGGCGGATCTCGGTGAGGTCTCGGGCTTCGACGCCGCTACGAGCGCACACGTCTCCCGGTGGACTCCCGCGGAGCCCAGTGAGGAAGGCTTCGAGGGCGCCGAGCGCATGGATCTGCTGCGGGATCGCATTGATGCGTACGTGACCGACCTGGTCGACGAGATCACCGCTGCGCACGGCGACACGGAGAGCTCCTAG
- a CDS encoding ComEC/Rec2 family competence protein, whose protein sequence is MPSPSKPRSVLAPDRRPSVSERRPDQRTLAHRDPHSPEAIRAARGWDVRLVPIAGAMWCGVASVVALRHWWAIAIVPAVCFAAVGIAAGCAAILPNRRTTIVRAIAAGAYTAAATVVCSAVAAVAAYVRVWRIDRNPLVRGVKAAPNRPGTHRLPTPPTSSTTSRLDLTISGSPRPTRNGGVHVPVDVDGLGDVPLFIPPTQLRGHPAPGHPAGVTSGADPREQILAWQPGTRLSITATVDASDRAGLVPITLTARDPIPGGAGGGVEVSEPTGLLALTAAIRRGLAVAADGLPADGGTIIPGMVVGDTSMQPIASRQEFIATGLSHLTAVSGSNVAVVTGTVVVACAALGLRKRARFVAAALALLGFVLVVGPEPSVLRAAIMGSVGLVAVVTSKWSDILAALSVATIVLCVAAPGVVTGYAFALSVAATAGIVVVSPWWARVILRRYAGWLGRHWDRAPTEAEAMLVRLVCVTVAADLATIPIIVHMSGEVSLVAVPANFAVAWVVPLVTVAGLLAAPICAGVVALGGPTWIAEVALFPAWPGAWWVTTVAGHLADAPRIHTSGGTVWAIAALVGICGGIGCIVWRRYWRWWRWPAAVAVAALAVAIRCGAVSLTSTESPTRVPPSSLDLSGQAVAVVPDDAAALAAGTSASPPEVVVVTACGKPHDRPSYLPTGQPVVYPCADHISITGIDLAR, encoded by the coding sequence ATGCCATCACCCTCTAAGCCCCGGAGCGTGCTCGCACCCGACCGGCGACCCTCGGTAAGTGAGCGTCGCCCAGACCAGCGAACGCTGGCGCACCGGGATCCACATTCGCCGGAGGCGATCCGCGCAGCCCGCGGCTGGGACGTGCGCCTCGTTCCCATTGCTGGGGCGATGTGGTGTGGCGTGGCCAGTGTCGTGGCGCTTCGCCACTGGTGGGCCATCGCCATCGTTCCGGCGGTGTGCTTTGCGGCAGTTGGTATCGCCGCTGGTTGCGCCGCCATACTGCCTAACCGCAGGACAACGATTGTTCGAGCCATAGCCGCGGGGGCCTACACTGCTGCAGCCACGGTGGTGTGCTCGGCGGTCGCAGCGGTTGCGGCGTACGTCCGCGTGTGGCGTATCGACCGCAACCCATTGGTCCGCGGCGTCAAAGCAGCACCCAACAGGCCTGGCACGCATAGGTTGCCCACGCCGCCCACATCCTCCACCACATCCCGGCTTGACCTCACGATCTCCGGTTCACCCCGGCCAACCCGCAACGGTGGCGTTCACGTTCCTGTCGATGTCGATGGTCTCGGCGACGTGCCGTTGTTTATCCCTCCCACCCAGCTCCGCGGCCACCCTGCTCCCGGTCATCCGGCGGGCGTGACCAGCGGCGCCGACCCCCGCGAGCAGATCCTGGCCTGGCAACCCGGTACCCGGCTGTCGATCACCGCCACGGTCGATGCCTCCGACCGCGCCGGGCTTGTCCCCATCACCCTCACGGCCCGCGACCCGATCCCAGGAGGCGCCGGCGGTGGGGTAGAGGTATCCGAACCCACCGGGTTGCTTGCCCTCACCGCGGCGATCCGCCGGGGCTTGGCCGTGGCAGCGGATGGGCTGCCCGCAGATGGTGGGACCATCATCCCCGGCATGGTGGTGGGGGATACCTCCATGCAACCCATCGCCAGTCGGCAGGAGTTCATTGCCACCGGGCTTAGCCACCTCACGGCCGTCAGCGGTTCCAACGTTGCGGTCGTCACGGGCACGGTCGTTGTCGCTTGCGCCGCCCTGGGACTCAGAAAACGGGCACGCTTTGTCGCGGCGGCGCTGGCGCTGCTCGGATTCGTCCTCGTAGTCGGCCCAGAACCCAGCGTGCTTCGTGCAGCGATCATGGGATCCGTGGGGTTGGTGGCCGTTGTGACGTCGAAGTGGTCGGATATCCTCGCAGCACTCAGCGTGGCCACCATTGTGCTGTGCGTGGCGGCTCCCGGTGTGGTCACCGGCTACGCATTCGCGCTCTCCGTGGCCGCGACCGCCGGAATTGTGGTGGTGAGCCCGTGGTGGGCGCGGGTGATTCTGCGGCGCTACGCGGGGTGGTTGGGTAGGCATTGGGATCGGGCGCCCACCGAGGCCGAGGCGATGCTGGTGCGCTTGGTGTGCGTCACCGTCGCGGCGGACCTAGCGACCATCCCCATCATCGTGCACATGAGCGGCGAGGTATCGCTGGTCGCGGTTCCGGCCAACTTCGCCGTCGCGTGGGTGGTGCCCCTCGTGACTGTGGCGGGTCTGCTGGCAGCACCGATCTGCGCCGGCGTGGTCGCCCTCGGAGGGCCGACCTGGATTGCCGAAGTCGCACTCTTTCCTGCGTGGCCCGGCGCGTGGTGGGTGACCACCGTCGCCGGCCACCTTGCCGACGCGCCTCGGATCCACACCTCAGGCGGTACGGTGTGGGCGATCGCTGCCTTGGTGGGGATCTGCGGCGGTATTGGTTGCATCGTGTGGCGGCGCTATTGGCGCTGGTGGCGCTGGCCCGCCGCCGTAGCCGTGGCGGCTCTGGCGGTGGCTATCCGGTGCGGTGCGGTGAGCCTGACGTCGACCGAATCACCGACCCGGGTGCCACCATCTAGCCTGGATCTATCCGGCCAAGCCGTGGCGGTGGTCCCCGACGATGCGGCTGCTCTGGCCGCAGGTACCTCAGCCTCACCGCCGGAGGTTGTGGTGGTCACCGCGTGCGGGAAACCCCACGATAGACCGAGCTACCTGCCCACCGGCCAACCCGTGGTGTATCCCTGCGCCGACCACATATCCATCACTGGAATCGATCTGGCACGATAG
- a CDS encoding histidine phosphatase family protein translates to MGERRLILVRHGQTDYNATGRMQGQLDTELSDVGRAQAMEAAQVLRERKVSHVWSSDLIRARDTARILADAWGCDVTEDPRLRETDLGLWQGASHTEVDKDYPGQRAYWRFDPTWAPPGGETRLQVAERAHELVMETMCTEAFDDGDVVMVAHGGTIGALTARLLDVPHSHYLVFSGLGNVCWSQLLARPRFVSGDGVCSEPAIDGTTVPLVPNTAKDWWKNPKWHLEGWNVGVNAAAPTQAASPDEGGEDTPE, encoded by the coding sequence ATGGGCGAACGCCGTTTGATCCTGGTCCGGCACGGACAGACCGACTACAACGCGACTGGCCGCATGCAGGGCCAGTTGGATACCGAGCTCTCCGACGTGGGCCGCGCCCAGGCGATGGAGGCCGCCCAGGTGCTGCGCGAGCGCAAGGTCTCCCACGTCTGGTCCAGTGACCTCATCCGCGCCCGCGATACCGCGCGCATCCTGGCCGATGCCTGGGGCTGCGACGTCACCGAAGATCCCCGGCTGCGCGAAACGGACCTCGGGTTGTGGCAGGGCGCCTCCCACACGGAGGTTGATAAGGATTATCCCGGCCAGCGTGCCTACTGGCGCTTCGACCCCACGTGGGCACCACCAGGTGGCGAGACGCGCCTGCAGGTCGCCGAGCGCGCCCATGAGCTCGTGATGGAGACCATGTGCACCGAGGCTTTCGATGACGGCGACGTGGTCATGGTCGCCCACGGCGGCACCATCGGCGCGTTGACCGCCCGGCTGCTCGACGTCCCCCACAGCCACTATCTCGTCTTTAGCGGCCTGGGCAATGTGTGCTGGTCGCAGCTGCTCGCCCGCCCCCGCTTCGTCAGCGGCGACGGGGTGTGCAGTGAGCCTGCCATTGATGGCACCACCGTCCCGCTGGTTCCCAACACCGCCAAGGACTGGTGGAAGAACCCGAAATGGCATTTGGAGGGGTGGAATGTGGGCGTCAACGCCGCGGCACCCACCCAGGCCGCCAGCCCGGACGAGGGCGGGGAGGACACCCCGGAATGA
- the holA gene encoding DNA polymerase III subunit delta has product MNSPQHPAPVNLIVGGDDFLAERRRSAIVQQARRASGNEDLPVEMHKASELSAPELAELLSPSLFAEDRIIVISGVEDAGKETITLIEQAITDPADGVVLILIHTGKGRNKKLVQSWPKLGAVVHEAAELKGRERQNFVDQEFRRYKVRVDPHVTQFLLDAVGSDLRELASAVSQLVADTDGNVDLIAAKKYYSGKAEVSGFDVADEATNGRVTAAVALARRALQLGTPPVLLASALSGSMADIAKVAGNRVDPRRDAAALGMPPWKLEKTARTARAWNPAMVARGVQIVATLDAGVKGHSADINFAVESAVRQIAELAAARPAR; this is encoded by the coding sequence ATGAACTCCCCGCAGCATCCCGCCCCGGTCAATCTGATCGTCGGCGGAGACGACTTCCTCGCCGAACGGCGCCGCAGCGCCATCGTCCAGCAAGCGCGCCGGGCCAGCGGCAACGAGGACCTACCCGTGGAGATGCACAAGGCCTCGGAATTGTCCGCCCCGGAGCTCGCGGAGCTGCTCAGCCCCAGCCTCTTTGCCGAGGACCGCATCATCGTCATCTCCGGCGTGGAAGATGCGGGCAAGGAGACCATCACTCTCATCGAACAGGCCATCACCGATCCGGCCGACGGGGTAGTGCTCATCCTCATCCACACCGGCAAGGGGCGGAACAAGAAGCTCGTGCAGAGCTGGCCCAAGCTCGGAGCCGTGGTGCACGAAGCCGCAGAGCTCAAAGGACGGGAGCGGCAAAACTTCGTGGACCAGGAGTTTCGCCGCTACAAGGTCCGCGTTGACCCGCATGTCACCCAATTTCTTCTCGACGCCGTCGGCAGCGATCTGCGGGAGCTCGCCAGTGCGGTGAGCCAGTTGGTCGCTGACACAGACGGCAACGTGGATCTCATCGCGGCCAAGAAGTACTACTCCGGCAAGGCGGAGGTTTCCGGGTTCGACGTGGCAGACGAGGCCACCAACGGCAGGGTCACCGCCGCCGTGGCTCTTGCGCGGCGGGCCCTGCAGCTCGGCACGCCACCGGTGCTGCTCGCCAGCGCCCTGAGCGGTTCCATGGCGGACATTGCCAAAGTGGCAGGCAATCGCGTTGACCCCCGGCGCGACGCCGCAGCGCTTGGCATGCCCCCGTGGAAGCTGGAGAAAACAGCACGTACCGCGCGGGCATGGAACCCTGCCATGGTGGCCAGGGGAGTGCAGATCGTTGCCACGCTCGATGCCGGGGTCAAGGGGCACAGCGCGGACATCAACTTCGCCGTGGAATCGGCGGTACGTCAGATCGCGGAGCTCGCGGCGGCCCGGCCGGCGCGCTAA
- the rpsT gene encoding 30S ribosomal protein S20: MANIKQQKKRVLTNEIARRRNQAIRSRLRTETRKFNAAVESGDKEAAEAQLRLASKMYDKAVTKGTIHRNNAANKKSGMAARFNKMA, from the coding sequence ATGGCAAACATCAAGCAGCAGAAGAAGCGCGTTCTCACCAACGAGATCGCTCGTCGTCGCAACCAGGCAATCCGTTCCCGCCTGCGCACCGAGACCCGCAAGTTCAACGCCGCTGTTGAGTCCGGCGACAAGGAAGCAGCCGAGGCACAGCTTCGTCTGGCTTCCAAGATGTACGACAAGGCAGTGACCAAGGGCACCATCCACCGCAACAACGCGGCCAACAAGAAGTCCGGCATGGCCGCTCGCTTCAACAAGATGGCTTAA
- a CDS encoding type II toxin-antitoxin system PemK/MazF family toxin yields MGSGKENFLQRFIARHFQRRDNLERGLRGLNSHMGLANRRDTVHEHEHEHEVADETIKTPSQELARPIFYAPDMDGQADPGEVVWADIHTHHGETLDKRAVLIIGRKDHTLLAMLISSNDEHANQKNWLEVGSGPWDPAGRESWIRVDKILQIPESLIQRRGAAMPERRYERIANYLRSTYGWY; encoded by the coding sequence ATGGGTTCTGGCAAGGAAAATTTCCTGCAGCGTTTCATAGCGCGCCATTTCCAGCGGCGCGACAACTTGGAACGCGGCCTGCGCGGGCTCAATTCGCACATGGGTCTGGCCAATCGGCGCGACACCGTGCATGAGCACGAGCACGAACATGAGGTAGCCGACGAAACCATCAAGACCCCCAGCCAGGAACTCGCCCGCCCCATCTTTTATGCCCCCGATATGGACGGCCAGGCGGACCCCGGCGAGGTCGTGTGGGCAGATATCCACACCCACCACGGCGAAACGCTGGATAAGCGCGCTGTGCTCATCATCGGACGCAAGGATCACACGCTGCTCGCCATGCTGATTTCCTCGAACGACGAACACGCCAATCAGAAGAATTGGCTGGAGGTCGGCAGCGGCCCATGGGATCCGGCGGGGCGGGAAAGCTGGATCAGGGTGGATAAGATCCTGCAGATTCCGGAGTCGCTCATTCAACGGCGCGGTGCCGCCATGCCGGAACGGCGCTACGAGAGGATCGCCAACTACCTGCGTAGTACGTACGGCTGGTACTGA
- a CDS encoding ComEA family DNA-binding protein, giving the protein MRPHLPASAASTAARVRQRVEALAEPMAEHEVSNLDLDTRAVLSKRTAIAIAAVVAAVGALVIVLTVLPFDTDPATDPGAGSTSGSPVDPYAGGGLPPSPTAATRGTDTSAQPTPSGQAPDGSPTEVVVSVQGMVSRPGLLRASADQRVGEAIDLAGGPHPQARLHNINLAERVTDGMQITVTDSGSEVRYPGAAGQAHPGGNGTPGASGSPPAHGMGGPGAGGVSINTADARLLESLPGVGPATAQAIVAHRDSHGPFTSVEQLMEVKGIGPAKFEAIKDAITL; this is encoded by the coding sequence ATGCGACCTCATCTACCCGCTTCTGCCGCGTCCACGGCTGCGCGCGTGCGCCAACGCGTTGAAGCCTTGGCTGAGCCAATGGCCGAGCATGAGGTCAGCAACCTTGACCTCGACACCCGCGCGGTCCTGTCTAAGCGCACTGCCATTGCGATCGCGGCGGTTGTCGCTGCCGTGGGAGCGCTGGTCATTGTGCTCACGGTTCTGCCCTTTGACACTGATCCTGCTACCGATCCAGGCGCCGGTTCAACCAGTGGCTCACCTGTAGATCCTTACGCAGGTGGTGGATTGCCGCCCTCACCTACCGCGGCGACTCGTGGAACGGACACGTCCGCTCAGCCCACACCATCGGGTCAAGCACCCGATGGCTCTCCCACCGAGGTGGTTGTCAGCGTGCAGGGCATGGTTTCCCGGCCGGGTCTTCTCCGCGCGTCGGCGGATCAGAGGGTGGGGGAGGCGATCGACCTCGCGGGCGGCCCACATCCACAGGCGCGACTGCACAACATCAACCTGGCCGAGCGTGTCACGGATGGCATGCAGATCACCGTCACCGATTCCGGCTCGGAGGTGCGCTACCCCGGCGCGGCGGGCCAGGCACATCCCGGTGGGAACGGCACACCTGGCGCATCTGGCTCACCACCGGCGCACGGCATGGGAGGACCGGGCGCAGGCGGCGTGAGCATTAACACGGCTGATGCCCGCTTGCTCGAATCCTTGCCGGGCGTGGGACCTGCCACGGCGCAGGCCATCGTGGCCCACCGAGACAGCCACGGACCCTTCACCTCGGTAGAACAGCTCATGGAAGTCAAGGGCATAGGACCGGCCAAGTTCGAGGCGATCAAAGATGCCATCACCCTCTAA